The Chryseobacterium phocaeense genome includes the window AAAACAGAAACATCCCAACCGGAAAAATTTGTAGTAGACTCCGTAAAAGTAAATGATTCCACCAGGATTGGGGATTCGCTGAAGGTAGCTTTCACCTCCAAACTTCTTATTTTTCCAACTTTGAAAGACAAAAAACTGCTGGACAGTATCTATTTTCATAATCAGGGGATCAAAGACTTTTCCAAACAAGGACTGGAAGCGTATCTGGATAAAGCGAAAAATGAATATTTTAATTCTATAAAAAGCGACAGCAAGGACTGGCTTTCAGACATTCCCTACGCCCAGGACTGGTATTCGAGTTCACATATGAACCTGATCTCCAATGAAAACGGCTATATGCATATTGAATATGTAGGAAGTTCATATGAAGGAGGAGCCCACGATAATTATGGTTTCTCCGAAAGGGTTTTTGACCTCAAAAACAATAAAAAACTGGAGCTTCAGGATATCACTTCGATGCCCAAAGCCAAACTTGAAGCTTTACTGATGAAAAACATCAACACTGTAAAAAGCGGAACAACAGACAGTGAAGGAGAGGTGAAAAATTCTGAAATGCTCCTGGTTGAAGTGATTCCGGCAAGCAATAATTTTTATTTTGATCAGAAAAACCTGTATTTTCATTACAGCCCTTATGAAATCGCAGCATTTGCGGCAGGAGATATTGTGATTCCTGTTTCCTGGAAAGAGCTGGAAGGTACACTGAACAACGAATTTAAAGAAAGAATGAAAATAAAGTAAATTTAATGCTTCCGGATGCGGAAGCATTTTTTATTTTTGCGGTAATGGAAAAAGTAGCTTTTATTATCAATCCTTTTTCGGCCAAAAAGAACTATCAGCCCTTTCTTGAAGAACTCAGAAAGAAGGTAGACCGCCCGTCGTATTATATTTCAGACTCTATAGCCGGGACCGATGATTTTATCCGGGAGCGGTTTGACAAAGTGGATATATTTGTTGCGATCGGAGGTGATGGAACGATTTCCACCGTGGCCAGAAATCTGATCAATACAGATAAAATTCTGGCTATATTCCCGGCAGGATCAGGAAATGGCTTTTCAAATGAGACCAGATTCAATAAAAATCTTGACGAACTTTTAGAAAAAATAAGGGCAAAGTCCTTCAGGAAAATAGATACTTTTACAGTCAATGACAGATTGTCTATCAATGTTTCCGGAACCGGATTTGATGGAAAAGTGGTGAAAGAGTTTGAAAAAACCAGCCGCGGATTCAAAAATTACATTAAAGTTTCGCTGAAAACTTTCTTTAACTATAAACCAATAAAAGTTAAATTCTTTGATGAAGCCTATCAGCAGTACAACGGGAAATACCTGATGCTGAATATTGCCAATACCCGCCAGTTCGGAAACAACGCGTATATTGCTCCCAATGCCAGCAAAAGTGACGGTTTGGTAGATATGGTTCTGGTTAAAAAATTTCCGCTGACCTATTCCGCGCTGTTTGCCTTCAGGATGTTCACGAAAAGGCTTAAAGATGACGAATATGTAACTTATCTTCCCGTTTCCGAAATTTCTTTTAAAGTCAATACCAAAAACTGGCATCTGGATGGAGAGTTTAATAAAATAAAATCCCCGATTCATGTGAAAGTGCTGCCTGCCAGTTTGAATATTCTG containing:
- a CDS encoding RsiV family protein, with protein sequence MKNTIAVLAVSSLLAFSACKKGENTAPSGKTETSQPEKFVVDSVKVNDSTRIGDSLKVAFTSKLLIFPTLKDKKLLDSIYFHNQGIKDFSKQGLEAYLDKAKNEYFNSIKSDSKDWLSDIPYAQDWYSSSHMNLISNENGYMHIEYVGSSYEGGAHDNYGFSERVFDLKNNKKLELQDITSMPKAKLEALLMKNINTVKSGTTDSEGEVKNSEMLLVEVIPASNNFYFDQKNLYFHYSPYEIAAFAAGDIVIPVSWKELEGTLNNEFKERMKIK
- a CDS encoding diacylglycerol/lipid kinase family protein, which gives rise to MEKVAFIINPFSAKKNYQPFLEELRKKVDRPSYYISDSIAGTDDFIRERFDKVDIFVAIGGDGTISTVARNLINTDKILAIFPAGSGNGFSNETRFNKNLDELLEKIRAKSFRKIDTFTVNDRLSINVSGTGFDGKVVKEFEKTSRGFKNYIKVSLKTFFNYKPIKVKFFDEAYQQYNGKYLMLNIANTRQFGNNAYIAPNASKSDGLVDMVLVKKFPLTYSALFAFRMFTKRLKDDEYVTYLPVSEISFKVNTKNWHLDGEFNKIKSPIHVKVLPASLNILV